The following DNA comes from Triticum aestivum cultivar Chinese Spring chromosome 3D, IWGSC CS RefSeq v2.1, whole genome shotgun sequence.
CATTGATGTTCAGAGAATTCGAGAATGTGGCTGAGATTGGCGCAAACGGAGTAAAGCTCAAAGATGTGTGAAACTTTATTGAACTTTTAGAAGTACATTTGATTTTtagcaaaaagaagaagaagaaacacatACATGTCAACCTACGTGAGGCAAAAGAAACTACAGAGAACCGTCCGATCGGTCACGTTATCCGAGGCTGGCGTCCCGGCGTGGCCCGACGAGCCCAACGGCCTCGTTGACGCCGGAGACGAGCTCGGCCTCGAAGTTGCCGGACGACATGGACGGCAGCCGCTCGTAGACCCTGGACCCGAGGTGCTGCAGCTTCTTCTGCTGCGTCTTCACGGTCCTGCTGATGATCTTGTAGTTCCAGCGCTGCTGCACGTAGACCGCGGCGGCGAGCGCGAGGGCGAGCAGCGGGATGGCCACGTCGCCGAACGCCGAGTAGAAGTCGAGGCTGGTGTTGACGAACTCGTACTCCTCCGCGAAGTAGGGGTTGATGGCCGGCGCCGCCCTGACGTAGTCGTAGAGGTGCGGCAGCAGCCGCACCGCCGTCACGCTCACGTAGTAGCTCTTCTTCAGCGGCCGGCAGCTGATCCGCCACAGCACGTTGCCGACCacctgcgggaggaggaagaagtccTGGGCCAGCCCGACGTACTCCTCCAGCGTCACCGCCCACTGCCGGAGCGCGTGCGACCTGCCGCGGGCGTCCATGTACGAGTCCTCCTGCCGCAGCGGCCGCCCCAGCGCGCTCACGTACCGGGCGCCCAGGATCACCATGAACCCCAGCATGTGCACGCCGAAGCTGTAGAGCAGCACCTTCCGGTCGCTGGGCACGCGGCCGGGCTCCAGCGGGGAGCGCGTGAGCATCCGGATCCGCGACCGCCACACCTTCTGCGCCAGCCGCAGCGTCAGGAGGAACGCGGCGAGGATGAGGATCTTCACGACGCAGTCGATGATCCAGTACAGCTGGCTCTTGTCCACCACGTACGACGGCGGCGCCACGCCGTCCACGGAGCCCCCCGCGGCGGCGATCCGGGCGAACAGCGCCTCGGCGCCCGTGATGAGCGGCATGCTGTACCCCAGCGCCTGCACCCCCAGCATCACCAGGGACACGTACGGCATCACGTCCGTGTTCGCCTTGATGTACATCAGCTGGCTGAACTCGGCGGCGATGGCCGTCGCCAGCGTCGCCACGCGGAGGATCCCCTCCACGCTCCGCCGGGATAGGATGTCCTGCCGCTGCTCCCGGTACATGATCGGCAGCGTCTGGAGCGACGTCGCGTCAAACCACAGAGGGTCGCCGGCGTCGCGCGTGCTGGTGATGTGCACCTTGGCGGTGGGGTTGATCAGCCACTGCGCCGTCGTCGGCGGGTAGTCCACCCTCATCTCGATCGAGCAGTCCATGCCGTCCTCTAGCGCTCCCATGGCCGAGAAGGCTCGCCACGGCGCATGGATGCTCCGGCACCCGATCAGGTACATCCGCCCGTCCACCGGGTTGTATACGCCTTCCAGGAACAGGGCCGACACGTTCACGTAGGGGCTCCCGGAGAGCGTGAGCTCCGCGGACACGTTGAGGAGAGACGTCGTCCTCTCCGTCTGCACTTCCGAGGAGGGGGGTTCTTTGCCAGGTCCATCCGTGCCGCCTGGAAACCCCGGCGAATTCCGGCCGACGAGCGGCCCGAGCGAGAGCACCTCCAGCTGAAGGAATGGCCGCTCGAAGCGTTCGCGAGGGAACGGGTCGGGCACGGCCGGCACGTGGAGGGTGAGCTCGTCGGCGAGGCTGGACAGGTCGCGGGCGAGGTCACCCGCCAACCGCGGATAGCTCAGCAGAGACTTGGCTATGGCAGTGCCGAAGTTGAACGGCTCGCTGCGCGTGAGGAACTCCCCGGCTTGCTTGGCCTTGGTGTAGTTGTACGTCATGTTCAGCGGTGCGCCGCCCGAGACGCCAAACCGGTTCCACAGCTCCGACGGGTGCACCACCCGTTTGAACGTCAAAGGCGAGTGGGCGACGCCGCTTTTGCCGTCGATGCGGGTGATTTGGCCGACGGCGACGCTTCGGCGGGTGGCCGAGAAGGTCGTCTGCACGTACAGGCACACGCGGGAGTGGCACGCCTTCTTGCCGACGCCGAGGCACCCCACCATGCAGAGCTGGCCCGTGGTCGGGCGCCACACGCCCTCGGCGGCCAGCGTCATGCCGCTGAGCCCGCTCCGCTTCGCCGCCGTGTACCGGTGCTCCCACGGTGCAACGGCCCGGAACACCGCCGAGACCTTGGCCGATCTCTCACCAGGAACGGTGCTCGGCTCGCACCGGATGTCCTGCATGACGATGCTGACATCCTTGAACCCGCCGTCGGTCGCGTCCACCGACTTGTCGGTCTCGAACGGCCCGAGCCGCCGGCAGAGAGCGTCTGTCGAGTTGCACTTCCAGTTGGGCACGAAGGCGAACACGTCCTCCGACGTGAACAGGTCGAGGATGCCGCACAGCGAGCCGCCTCTGTATATCCCACGGCCGTCGCCGAGGATGTCGTCGCGGTAAGGTTTCGGGCTGCACGCCGTGCTCACGAGCTCCTCTGACCCGAACTTGTAGTTGGAGTAGGCGCCCAGCTGCGACAGCAGCGTGACGGCGCCGAAGTAGCCGGCGTCCGACTTGCCGTTGGTGCTCGTGAGCTCGCCGCGAACTGCCCGCGTCGTCAGGGTCAGCGCGGTGGGGTACCGGAGCACGAGCAGGATGTTCTTGTTGTGGGTGATTGGCGGCTGAAAGTTGTTGCGGTCGGTGTTCTTGGCCCAGTCCCACGGGTTGGCGGCGTCTTTGCCGCGCCGCGGGAGCACAGCCTCGCCGACCAGGCACAGCACGCTCTCGCCGTCTCCCGTCTCGGTGTACACGCCCTCGAAGAGTATCTTCATCTCGGTGCTCCCGGGCCACACTTTGAGTTCCGGCGACACGTAGGGGCCCATCTCCGGGGCGGTGCCGTTGCGGGAGACGGcgacgccgaggacgccgctgaCGTTGAGCGCCGTCTTCCCACGGAGCGCCACGTCGACGTGCGTGAGCATGAACGTGGCGAGCGGCAACGGGTCAGCCATCGCCCCTGCCGCCCCGCCCTCGGGCGCGTCGGTGCCATCGAACGGCATCAGCGGAGCGCCGCCGTCGACGTCCTGCTTCCAGTCCCCCTTCACGAAAGACAGCTCCGGAATGAGGGCAGCGGCGCGGTTGGCGTCGAACTTGAGGTCGGCAGCGGCAGAGAGCACGGACCGGCACTGCCGCTTGACGTCGGCGAAACGCACGTACTCGTGCGGGATGAAGGGCCCCTGCTGCCGCCCGCCGCCCATGGGATCCATCCTTTGCGCGTCCCGGTGGAACGGATCAAAAGACGAAGCCACGGCAAGCAGCGGCAGCAAGAACGCGCCGACGAACTGCAAGGTGGTCACCGCCATTGCTGCAACAGCGCAAGCTAATACCCACAGCTAGAGCGATCTGGTTACTGACCAGAACATAGAAATTTCTTCAGCCCCTTTGCCCAGCTCGCCAGTGAGTGTCCAGGAAAGAAGTGCTCGGCTCGGCAGGACGGCGCTACCTCCTCTGCTCTAGTACGCCGTGCATGGGCATGGATCTCTGACTAGAATGTGCCAGATCTAGAAGAATACCTGGACCAGATTGGATCATTTGGAGGATGGTGCCAAATAATAATCCATGGATGCTTCGGTTGCATTATTTTTGTTGATGGGCTTCATGGGATTAGGGGACATATTGTATTGAGTAGCTTGGGTTGACTTGGCTAGGAAGCGACACAGAAACAGAGGTTACAGACTGCCACTGGCCGTGTCATGTGGCCACTGTGATGTTGTGAGAGGTGGGCGGGAGTTGACGAGGGTACGGTGCAGGTGGTGCGTGCGACCGCCGCGGCGGGCATCGCGGCCGTTGCTCGGCAGGATCGCATGTGCCCTCTCGTGAGTCGTGCCCACTGAGGTGGAGAAATTTACTCTGGCTTCGTTCGTGTTTTCAGAGCATCGGCACCCGGACTTTAACATATCTAACACCTAGACATTTGCGGACGCATCGAACGGTCCTCAAATATTTGATTAGACAGCCACACTTTTGGTATTAAAACCTTAAATTATCTATATGAAAAAATTGTGAAAAATGACACAATATGTATTCAGCTACCACAAAGTCTCTGATTCCTACATCATTGCAGCTCCATGAACAATACCCTAACGATCTTGCAACACTTTGAATGACCACTCCACATGCTCGCAAGCAACGCTGGCGGTCTGGTCCGTCTCGCCCTCTCGCATGCGGCGCAATGAGCGAGTAAACGCATGCGGGTGTAACTCAAACCCACCACAGAGGGGTGGCCTCGCCAAGGCAGGGGCCGACGCGTCATGGACACTCACGGGCGCCTAAATTAGATGGGCGCGCGAACGCCAGGCCGAAGTCGGCAATACGCCCCACCTGTTGCAACCTAGCCAGGCCAGCGTGCAGCGAGAACGCCGACAGAAGGGTCCCGTCTCACGTAGGCCATACACACTCACCACACGCAAGCCGGCCCAGGCGGGCGCGACACACGTCTTTCCTGTCACGATTGGACCTGCCTGCACAAGGGAAAGGACGCC
Coding sequences within:
- the LOC123077563 gene encoding uncharacterized protein → MAVTTLQFVGAFLLPLLAVASSFDPFHRDAQRMDPMGGGRQQGPFIPHEYVRFADVKRQCRSVLSAAADLKFDANRAAALIPELSFVKGDWKQDVDGGAPLMPFDGTDAPEGGAAGAMADPLPLATFMLTHVDVALRGKTALNVSGVLGVAVSRNGTAPEMGPYVSPELKVWPGSTEMKILFEGVYTETGDGESVLCLVGEAVLPRRGKDAANPWDWAKNTDRNNFQPPITHNKNILLVLRYPTALTLTTRAVRGELTSTNGKSDAGYFGAVTLLSQLGAYSNYKFGSEELVSTACSPKPYRDDILGDGRGIYRGGSLCGILDLFTSEDVFAFVPNWKCNSTDALCRRLGPFETDKSVDATDGGFKDVSIVMQDIRCEPSTVPGERSAKVSAVFRAVAPWEHRYTAAKRSGLSGMTLAAEGVWRPTTGQLCMVGCLGVGKKACHSRVCLYVQTTFSATRRSVAVGQITRIDGKSGVAHSPLTFKRVVHPSELWNRFGVSGGAPLNMTYNYTKAKQAGEFLTRSEPFNFGTAIAKSLLSYPRLAGDLARDLSSLADELTLHVPAVPDPFPRERFERPFLQLEVLSLGPLVGRNSPGFPGGTDGPGKEPPSSEVQTERTTSLLNVSAELTLSGSPYVNVSALFLEGVYNPVDGRMYLIGCRSIHAPWRAFSAMGALEDGMDCSIEMRVDYPPTTAQWLINPTAKVHITSTRDAGDPLWFDATSLQTLPIMYREQRQDILSRRSVEGILRVATLATAIAAEFSQLMYIKANTDVMPYVSLVMLGVQALGYSMPLITGAEALFARIAAAGGSVDGVAPPSYVVDKSQLYWIIDCVVKILILAAFLLTLRLAQKVWRSRIRMLTRSPLEPGRVPSDRKVLLYSFGVHMLGFMVILGARYVSALGRPLRQEDSYMDARGRSHALRQWAVTLEEYVGLAQDFFLLPQVVGNVLWRISCRPLKKSYYVSVTAVRLLPHLYDYVRAAPAINPYFAEEYEFVNTSLDFYSAFGDVAIPLLALALAAAVYVQQRWNYKIISRTVKTQQKKLQHLGSRVYERLPSMSSGNFEAELVSGVNEAVGLVGPRRDASLG